The nucleotide window TAAATGCTTCTCCCAAAACTCATCCGGTTGGGTGATGCGGGTTAAATTCAACTGGCGATTCCCTGCCAAAATTCCAGCATACAGACGCTGAAACTGCTGGTGTTGACTCTCGGTAGGTTGCCAATTTAAGGTTTCTTGCCAAACCTCAACCATTTCCGGAAGCAATTGTTGATCGTTCATCCGACTGTTTTCTATTCCCTGTTCCCTGTTCCCTATTGCCTATTGCCTATTGCCTATTGCCTATTGCTTCTCTAATGACTCGTAACCGCCGCCTTTTGTCCCAGACTCGCCGGGTCAACCGCGTTCAGTTCACCCTGTTGGATTGTCCAACAGGAGTCAGCAATTTGCAACAACTCCCCTGCATCATGAGTCACCACCAGTAATGTCCAATGGGACTTGAGTTTTAAGAGCAAATTCGCTAACTGGCGGCGCATTGACCAATCCAGTCCCGCCGTGGGTTCATCTAACATCAATACCGTTGGTTGACGAATCAACTGCACCGCTAAGGCTAAACGCCTTTGTTGACCGCCACTGAGCGCATGAGGAGAGGTATATAGCGAAATATCACCCAATCCCACTTCAGTTAAGGCTTCCTGAACCCGTTCTGCACCCAGTTCTGGGTGTCCCATCCGCAATTCCTCTAGTACCGTACTCCCACAAAAATGCCGTTCGGGAAACTGAAACACCAATCCGGCGAGT belongs to Coleofasciculus chthonoplastes PCC 7420 and includes:
- a CDS encoding ABC transporter ATP-binding protein, whose translation is MLYLKNITYHPPATHTAILKGLTLTLAPQQLGLIIGRSGSGKTTLLEILAGLAQATSGDIFWGEQGLTPDHLQQLAGLVFQFPERHFCGSTVLEELRMGHPELGAERVQEALTEVGLGDISLYTSPHALSGGQQRRLALAVQLIRQPTVLMLDEPTAGLDWSMRRQLANLLLKLKSHWTLLVVTHDAGELLQIADSCWTIQQGELNAVDPASLGQKAAVTSH